In Leisingera sp. NJS204, the following are encoded in one genomic region:
- a CDS encoding ABC transporter substrate-binding protein gives MNFKGYALALSAASMTVAAGFASAAELGDTSKPIKLAVNEWTGQHVTTHIAAGMLKAAGYEVEFVSAGMMNQFQAIADGDIHATLEIWSSNVSDEYAKKIDEGTVVELGDLELNAREGIAYPAHVAELCPGLPAWEALKDCAMQFATAETLPNGRLVDYPADWGTPGADRMTGLDLPFKAVPAGSEAALIVELRAATERKTPLLVTFWQPHWAMSAYDVQFVDLPAGEEACFSDPAWGPNPNAVNDCDFSPSRIFKAAWSGTEETWPAAYEILSNYTLAVEDQQPMMGAVDVDGGKVEEVVAEWMAENEGKWRPVVDAAIK, from the coding sequence ATGAACTTCAAAGGATATGCGCTGGCGCTGAGCGCCGCATCAATGACGGTTGCCGCGGGCTTTGCTTCGGCGGCGGAACTTGGTGATACCAGCAAACCGATCAAGCTGGCTGTGAACGAATGGACCGGCCAGCATGTGACCACCCATATTGCCGCCGGGATGCTGAAGGCCGCGGGCTATGAGGTGGAATTTGTCTCGGCCGGGATGATGAACCAGTTCCAGGCGATTGCTGACGGCGACATCCACGCGACGCTGGAAATCTGGTCCTCGAACGTCTCGGATGAATACGCCAAGAAGATCGACGAGGGCACTGTTGTTGAACTCGGCGATCTGGAGCTGAACGCGCGCGAAGGCATCGCCTATCCGGCCCATGTGGCCGAGCTGTGTCCCGGCCTGCCGGCCTGGGAGGCGCTGAAGGACTGCGCGATGCAGTTCGCCACCGCGGAAACACTGCCCAATGGCCGCCTGGTGGATTACCCCGCCGACTGGGGCACGCCGGGCGCCGACCGTATGACCGGGCTGGACCTGCCGTTCAAGGCGGTGCCTGCGGGTTCCGAGGCCGCATTGATTGTCGAACTGCGCGCCGCGACCGAGCGCAAGACACCGCTGCTGGTCACCTTTTGGCAGCCGCATTGGGCGATGTCGGCTTATGATGTGCAATTCGTCGATCTCCCGGCGGGTGAGGAGGCCTGTTTCTCGGATCCGGCCTGGGGTCCGAACCCGAATGCGGTGAATGACTGCGACTTCTCGCCCTCGCGCATCTTCAAGGCAGCCTGGTCCGGCACTGAGGAAACCTGGCCCGCTGCCTATGAGATCCTGTCGAACTACACTCTGGCAGTGGAAGACCAGCAGCCAATGATGGGCGCGGTCGATGTGGACGGCGGCAAGGTCGAGGAAGTTGTCGCCGAATGGATGGCCGAAAACGAGGGCAAATGGCGCCCGGTTGTCGACGCCGCCATCAAGTGA
- a CDS encoding ABC transporter substrate-binding protein: MKIKAFAAALAALAVSGTAEAADMGDTGTPIRLALNNWTGQHLSTYIAGGMLEEAGYTVEYVEASLGGVFPQIESGELHAIMEVWTSSSPEGYVEALEGGDMVDLGDLGLDARNGVVVPPYVAQMCPGLPDWEALRDCAAIFSADGKGKKGRYLAYPESWGSPGGDRIRALGLPFDVVAAESEAAMIEEFQNAYREKRPVIATFWQPHWAMSTYALQFVRLPKYDPVCHTDPAWGPNPKETGDCDFQRGGVAKAAWKGLKDRWPAAHEILKNYQLSIWDQQPLIGLVDVRGETVQGAARGWLAVNRAKWMPVIEEATGKGRS; this comes from the coding sequence ATGAAAATCAAAGCCTTTGCCGCTGCACTGGCGGCGCTGGCGGTATCGGGAACCGCTGAAGCAGCCGATATGGGAGATACCGGAACGCCGATCCGGCTGGCACTCAACAATTGGACCGGCCAGCATCTTTCTACTTACATCGCCGGCGGCATGCTGGAGGAGGCGGGGTATACGGTTGAATATGTCGAGGCCAGCCTCGGCGGGGTTTTCCCGCAGATTGAATCCGGTGAGCTGCACGCCATCATGGAGGTTTGGACATCCAGTTCGCCTGAAGGCTATGTTGAGGCGCTGGAAGGCGGGGATATGGTCGATCTGGGAGACCTTGGGCTTGATGCGCGTAACGGCGTCGTTGTGCCGCCTTATGTCGCTCAGATGTGCCCCGGGCTGCCGGATTGGGAAGCGCTTCGGGACTGCGCGGCGATCTTTTCTGCCGACGGCAAGGGCAAGAAAGGCCGTTACTTGGCCTACCCTGAATCCTGGGGGTCTCCCGGTGGTGACCGGATCCGGGCGCTTGGGCTGCCGTTCGATGTGGTCGCAGCCGAATCCGAGGCCGCGATGATCGAAGAATTCCAGAATGCCTATAGGGAAAAACGTCCGGTTATCGCCACTTTCTGGCAACCGCATTGGGCCATGTCGACCTATGCGCTGCAATTCGTGCGCCTGCCGAAGTACGACCCGGTATGCCATACGGACCCGGCCTGGGGGCCAAACCCGAAAGAGACCGGAGATTGCGATTTTCAGCGCGGGGGGGTTGCCAAGGCGGCCTGGAAGGGCCTGAAAGACCGCTGGCCGGCCGCCCATGAGATCCTGAAGAACTATCAGCTGAGCATCTGGGACCAGCAGCCGCTGATCGGCCTGGTGGATGTCCGCGGCGAAACCGTGCAGGGGGCCGCCCGCGGCTGGCTTGCGGTGAACCGGGCCAAATGGATGCCCGTTATCGAGGAAGCCACTGGCAAAGGCCGGTCCTGA